The nucleotide sequence GATTTAGTGTTAGAAAAATTACTCACCAAACCTTTGCGCGAACGTGATGACGATGTGTATTTATTGTTGTTGCTAGGTTTGCATCAATTACGCGCGGCGCGTGCTGCCGAGCATGTGATTGTGAATGAAACCGTCGCCGTAACAGAGAGCTTAAAAAAACCCTGGGCAAAAGGTTTGGTTAATGCAGTGTTACGTAATTACTTGCGACAGCACGAAAGTTTACACGCAGAATTGTTGAGCAATCCTTTGTATCAAAGCGCATGGCCTGCATGGTTAGTGGAGCGCGTACAACAAGATTGGCCAACACAGGCGCAAACGGTGTTTGATGTTTGGCGCATTCAAGCGCCCATGACCTTGCGCGTAAATACGCGTTTGCTCAGCGTTGCGGATTATCAAATGCAATTAGCGCAAGCAAACATTAGCGCACAGCAACATCCGCATGTTGCAAGCGCATTAGTGCTTGCGCAGCCGATTGATGTAGAACAGTTGCCCGGTTTTCAACAAGGTTTTGTTTCGGTGCAAGACGCAGCGGCGCAACATGCGGCGGTGTTATTAAATCCGCAAGCCGGTGATCGCGTGTTAGATGCTTGCGCAGCACCGGGTGGTAAAACTTTGCATTTGTTAGATCAACAAGCTGAGCTAGCAGAATTGTGGGCGTTAGATATTGATGCGCAGCGCTTGCAACGCGTCCAAACTAATTTAGCGCGTTATGGCGAACATGCTGCCAAAATTCATTTGCGCGCCGCAGACGTCAATCAAATTAGCAGTTGGTGGGATGGACAATTATTTGATCGAATTTTATTAGACGTACCGTGTTCCGGCACCGGCGTGATTCGCCGTCATCCCGACATCGCGCACTTACGTCGCGCTAGCGACATTCAAGATTTAC is from Gammaproteobacteria bacterium and encodes:
- the rsmB gene encoding 16S rRNA (cytosine(967)-C(5))-methyltransferase RsmB; this translates as MSQIPPDKSAKATKTGKTQARLLALQVLQQVLADGASLTDVLQRLQSKTDGVNLAMVQAWCFGVLRDYWRLDLVLEKLLTKPLRERDDDVYLLLLLGLHQLRAARAAEHVIVNETVAVTESLKKPWAKGLVNAVLRNYLRQHESLHAELLSNPLYQSAWPAWLVERVQQDWPTQAQTVFDVWRIQAPMTLRVNTRLLSVADYQMQLAQANISAQQHPHVASALVLAQPIDVEQLPGFQQGFVSVQDAAAQHAAVLLNPQAGDRVLDACAAPGGKTLHLLDQQAELAELWALDIDAQRLQRVQTNLARYGEHAAKIHLRAADVNQISSWWDGQLFDRILLDVPCSGTGVIRRHPDIAHLRRASDIQDLQLRQQTLLRALWPLLKVGGSLLYVTCSILKAENENQIADFLQQESSASLIPFELSNGLARPQGWQLLPSQGDAGEMDGFYYALLCKKN